A window of Roseobacter fucihabitans genomic DNA:
CGGATAAAATTACGCATAAACAGCGTGCAGAATCCGGTCTGAAAGGCGATGTGAAACAGCACCAGGCCGGTCTTGGTATTATAAAGCCCCATGTCGAGCGTGAGGTCGCGCACCGGCACCATCAGGATCTGGAAGGGTACGAAGTTCCCGGCCACAAACATGAAGAAAATCCAGATGTTGGATTTGAATTTATAGATACCGAGAGCAAAGCCCGCCAGGCAGGACAGCGTCACGGCCCCGATGACGGTGGGCACGGTGATCAGCACGGAATTCAGCATGTAGCGCGGCATGTCGGAGTCAAAGAAGACCTTGCCGTAGTTGTTGAACAACTCGAAGGATGACGGCATGCCCCAGTAGTTACCTTGGGTGAAATCCACCGCCGGTTTGATTGAGAAGGTCGCCACCGCGATCAGCGGCAGCAGCCACATGATCAAGGCAACCGGGAGCAGGGATTGATAGGTCAGCTGCCAGGAGCGGGATGTTTTTTCGATGGGTGTCGGGAACATATCAGGTCTCCTCGCAGGCGGGCAGGGCGGCTTGTGCCTTTTTGGTCAGGCCCGCCCGGATGGTGGTGTAGGACACGGCGATCCGGTGGGCGGCCTCCGTTACATTCAGGGAGGCCAGATCCAGCCGGACCCAGGCGCCGCGAAAATAGGCGGGCTTTCCGGCGGCCCCGGTTTCGATCAGCATCCGCGCCATTTCCGTGTCTGCACAGCGCACCACCGTGTGATCGTCATTGGTGGCACGGGTATCGGTGTGACCGAAGCAGGTGAACATCTTGCCGCCGATTTTCCATGCATCGAGTTCGCCAGGACCGGACAAGATCGCGCCGGGCTGAACCGCACACAGCATATCAAACTCAGAACGTGTCATGAGCATACTCTTTCTTTTGGCCAAAAATACTCAAATGCACGACATCCCATCCCACTCACCGGCCTTTTTCCTCACGCCACATCGACCACAGGAAATAGGCGATGAAGACGAGCATGATCAGGAACAGGATCACGGCGATGGCCGCCCCATATCCCATGCGGAAGCCGTATTCCGAGAGCGCCTTTTCGAACATATAAAACGACAGCACACGGGTTTGCCCGAAGGGGCCGCCATTGGTCATGATCGAGATGAGGTCAAAGGAGCGTAGCGCGCCGATGATCGTCACCACAAAGGCGATAAAGGTCGCGGGTTTGAGTTGCGGGATGATGATGTACCACAGCATTTTCCAGCCCTTGGCATTGTCCAGACGCCCGGCCTCAATCTGTTCGGGGTCCACGGCGTTGAGGCCGGTGAGGTAGAGGATCATGCAATAGGCGGTTTGCGGCCAAAGCCCGGCGGCGATGATGCCATAGGTGGCAAGGTCCGGATCCCCCAGCACGTTGATGGGGCCGAGACCCACAAGTCCGAGCACGCCGTTCAACAGGCCCTCATTGGGCAGGTAGAACCAGGAGAAGACGAGACCCACGACGACCTGGCTGATCACGAAAGGAAAGAAGAAGAGCGATTTATAGAGGCGGATGCCGGTCACGGTCTGGTTGAGGAAGAGCGCGATGAACAAGCCACCTGGGATCGCCAGCAGATAAAACAGCAGCCATTTGAGGTTGTTCCACAGCGAGACCTCGAAGGCACCGTCATCCATCAGTTCGACATAATTGCCCATGCCGATGAAGGTGGCATCCCCCAAGCCGTCCCAGTCGTAAAAGGAGATCATGATCGACTGATAGATCGGCCAGATCACATAGAAGGCAAAGAACAGCATCGCAGGGGCCAGAAACAGCCACGGTGTCACGGCAATTTCATTGCGCTTGTACCAGCTGCGCGTGGCGGGCGCGGGATTCGGGGCTGTCATGGGCGCATCTCCTCGATTTTTCGCGTTTGGGGTGTCGGCGCATGGGACAGCGTGGAGGTCACGCTCTGCGATGGGCCGGAGGGTCGGCCGGGCGCTTGGAAGTCGCCCGGCCGGATCGTCATTTATTTGTAGACGCGTTCCTGAACCTTGTTGAGGCGGTTCAGGATGTCATCAAGGTTGTCAGGAATCACCATGAATTCCTGAAGACCCTGCATGGCTTCGGCGGCCATTTCCGCAGGGAAGTCGCGGTCAAAGAACTGCGCGACACCACCTGAGGCATTTGCCGACAGCATTTCAAACCCCTCGTTGAGGAATTTATCGTCATCTACGGAGGCCGAGGCATTCACCGGCAGCTGGCCGAGGTTGTCGCCATTGTTGATCTCGGTCTGAACATCAGCCGATACCGCATAGCGCAGGAATTCGCGCGCGGCTTCTTTGTTGGACGCATTGGCCGGGATGTGGAACGTATCCGTGGGCGCGTCTTCGGCCAATGCGACATCCGGGTTGATCGCCGGGAACTGGTAGAAATCCAGCTGGTCATCGCTCAGGCCCGCTTCGCGCAGAGGGGCGACGGCGAAGTTACCCATCAGGTAAGCGGCGGCTTCGCCCTTGACCATGAAGGGCAGAGCTTCTTGCCAGGAATAGTTCTGGTGGTTTTCCAGAAATGCGCCCATGTCGATCAATTCGCGCCAGTTGGCGAAGGTTGCGCGCACGCGGTCATCGGTCCATTTGACGTTGCCCGCGGCCAGCTCCATGTGGAAATCAAAACCGTTGGTGCGCATGTTGAGATAGTCAAACCAGCCGCCCGCCGTCCACAGGAACTTCGACCCGATGGTGTAACAGGCGCGACCCGAATCGATGATCGCCTGACAGTTGGATTTCATTTCGTCGAAATTGGCAGGCTCATTGAGGCCGAGTTCGGCGTAGATGTCCTTGCGATAATAAATGCCCCACTGGTAGTAGGTATAAGGCACGCCCCATTGTTTGCCATCAATCGTCATCGCGCCCTTGGTGGAAGAGAGGTTTTCGGCAATCTCAGGCTCCGCCCAGAGGTCCGAGACATCCTCAAACAGCCCGGCGTTTACATAGGGCGTCATCCTGTTGGCCGCATACCATGTCGCCACATCGGGCGAATCGGCGGTCAGGAAGTTGCGGATTTGGGTCTTGTAAGCTTCGCGGTCAATCACCGTGGTTTCGATGTTGAGACCGGGGTGCAGCGCGCCGAAATCGCCGATCATCTTTTCCATTGTCGCACGCGGCGCGGGGTTGGATGTATCAAGGAAAATCTTCAGATCGCCCGTGAGTTCGGCCTGTGCCATGCCCGCAAGCATGGTCGATCCTGCCAATGCCAGAGCCATTGATTTTGTGGTGAAACGCATGGTGTCCTCCCTAAGGTGCGTGTCGAGATGTGCTGGACTGTCGGTCCGTTGTTTGGTTCCATTATATGAAACTTTGTTTTATATATTGAAAACTACACTGCAATCTGCATAGACTGTCAACAGTGTTCTTGAGGAAACTGGTGAACACATCGGGCGCTCGGGGAGGCGGAACTGATCTTAACCGCATGATGTTAAGGCAAAGTTCCGAAAGGCGAGGCCCGTTTGGTAGGGGAGGTGATTGCATATGTCCGGCGACGGAACCGTGGGCAAGGCATTGGATGTGCTGGAGCAGGTGGCGGGTTATGGGCGTCCTGTG
This region includes:
- a CDS encoding carbohydrate ABC transporter permease — translated: MFPTPIEKTSRSWQLTYQSLLPVALIMWLLPLIAVATFSIKPAVDFTQGNYWGMPSSFELFNNYGKVFFDSDMPRYMLNSVLITVPTVIGAVTLSCLAGFALGIYKFKSNIWIFFMFVAGNFVPFQILMVPVRDLTLDMGLYNTKTGLVLFHIAFQTGFCTLFMRNFIRALPYELIEAARVEGIAEWKIFWYVVIPLMKPAIAALSVLIFTFIWNDYFWAVVLTQGPESQPVTAGITSFNAQFRAAYHLMSAGSIVAALPPVLMFFLMQRHFIAGLTLGAVK
- a CDS encoding ABC transporter substrate-binding protein gives rise to the protein MRFTTKSMALALAGSTMLAGMAQAELTGDLKIFLDTSNPAPRATMEKMIGDFGALHPGLNIETTVIDREAYKTQIRNFLTADSPDVATWYAANRMTPYVNAGLFEDVSDLWAEPEIAENLSSTKGAMTIDGKQWGVPYTYYQWGIYYRKDIYAELGLNEPANFDEMKSNCQAIIDSGRACYTIGSKFLWTAGGWFDYLNMRTNGFDFHMELAAGNVKWTDDRVRATFANWRELIDMGAFLENHQNYSWQEALPFMVKGEAAAYLMGNFAVAPLREAGLSDDQLDFYQFPAINPDVALAEDAPTDTFHIPANASNKEAAREFLRYAVSADVQTEINNGDNLGQLPVNASASVDDDKFLNEGFEMLSANASGGVAQFFDRDFPAEMAAEAMQGLQEFMVIPDNLDDILNRLNKVQERVYK
- a CDS encoding MmcQ/YjbR family DNA-binding protein — its product is MTRSEFDMLCAVQPGAILSGPGELDAWKIGGKMFTCFGHTDTRATNDDHTVVRCADTEMARMLIETGAAGKPAYFRGAWVRLDLASLNVTEAAHRIAVSYTTIRAGLTKKAQAALPACEET
- a CDS encoding carbohydrate ABC transporter permease; protein product: MTAPNPAPATRSWYKRNEIAVTPWLFLAPAMLFFAFYVIWPIYQSIMISFYDWDGLGDATFIGMGNYVELMDDGAFEVSLWNNLKWLLFYLLAIPGGLFIALFLNQTVTGIRLYKSLFFFPFVISQVVVGLVFSWFYLPNEGLLNGVLGLVGLGPINVLGDPDLATYGIIAAGLWPQTAYCMILYLTGLNAVDPEQIEAGRLDNAKGWKMLWYIIIPQLKPATFIAFVVTIIGALRSFDLISIMTNGGPFGQTRVLSFYMFEKALSEYGFRMGYGAAIAVILFLIMLVFIAYFLWSMWREEKGR